A stretch of Flavobacteriales bacterium DNA encodes these proteins:
- a CDS encoding thymidine kinase — MFLEHTGSRSPRKGWIEVICGSMFSGKTEELIRRLRRAEFAKQRVEIFKPSVDTRYAEAEVVSHDSTSIRSTPVPNSSNLLLLASDIEVVGIDEAQFFDEGLPAVCAELATQGIRVVAAGLDMDFLGRPFGPMPQLMSVAEYVTKVHAICVRCGALATFSHRIVAGDELVQLGEKDSYQPLCRACFDAARSPVQAAVQ; from the coding sequence ATGTTCCTGGAGCACACCGGCAGCCGCAGCCCCCGCAAGGGCTGGATCGAGGTGATCTGCGGCAGCATGTTCAGCGGCAAGACCGAGGAGCTCATCCGCCGCCTGCGTCGCGCCGAGTTCGCCAAGCAGCGCGTGGAGATCTTCAAGCCCAGCGTGGATACGCGCTACGCGGAGGCTGAAGTGGTGAGCCACGACAGTACCAGCATCCGCAGCACACCGGTGCCCAATAGCAGCAACCTGCTCCTGCTCGCCAGCGACATCGAGGTGGTGGGCATCGACGAGGCGCAGTTCTTCGACGAGGGGCTGCCGGCGGTGTGCGCTGAGCTCGCCACGCAGGGCATCCGCGTTGTCGCCGCCGGGCTCGACATGGATTTCCTCGGCCGTCCGTTCGGTCCGATGCCGCAGCTGATGAGCGTGGCCGAGTACGTGACGAAGGTGCATGCCATCTGCGTGCGCTGCGGTGCGCTGGCGACGTTCAGCCACCGCATCGTGGCCGGTGATGAACTCGTGCAGCTCGGCGAGAAGGATAGCTACCAGCCGCTCTGCCGCGCCTGCTTCGATGCAGCGCGATCACCGGTGCAAGCCGCCGTGCAATGA
- a CDS encoding bifunctional UDP-N-acetylmuramoyl-tripeptide:D-alanyl-D-alanine ligase/alanine racemase, which yields MNGHRLSALADAIGGEWISRHDDPLIAHLSIDSRKPFTAHDTLFIAIKGERHDGHRYLTDLHARGMRSFVVSDASAAMAFPGCSILLVRDTLDALQRIAAWHRRHFHAPVIGITGSNGKTVVKEWLFHLMRGSEHVVRSPGSWNSQVGVPLSAWAMHGGHTLGIFEAGISRPGEMERLRSVIEPTIGVFTNIGPAHAEGFPDDRAKAKEKALLFRDAQAVVYCADHAEVAEALRAQGIGQRAAMLGWSRERSGWLHVVREEPTAIGQRIRVINDAVDFDFEVPFSDRASAENAIHCVAIMLHLGRTPQWIAERTPQLPPVSMRLEAVEGVHGINLLNDAYSNDTASLAIALDHLDALAAGRPKAVVLSDLTGGEEPQQRYRRVEELLKRAHVQAVLTIGPELRNHALPFAPRVEHYADAQELIAQVDPASLAGHAVLLKGARAFGLERIAERWQRQVHGTVMEVDLEAIRHNLNHYRALLGPGTGVMAMVKAFGYGGGASELARLFAHEQVQYLGVAYADEGIALRQQGITTPILVMNPEPVSMELLHRFRLEPEVYDDRSLQEALRYAAMHRDAPPVHVKLDTGMRRLGFTEDDLPGVIGLLREAKGLRVSSILSHLAASEDPAHDAFTRSQIAAFSRMADAIEAALGYRPLRHIANSAGATRWKEAHLGLVRLGIGFFGIGVDAAETAQLQHAVSLRTVIAQLKRAPEGATIGYGRRGVAKGERLIATVPMGYADGLSRRLSNGAGRFWVHGHEAPIIGSVCMDMCMIDVTGIACAVGDEAVLFDSAHPITDLARDLGTIPYEVLTSIPPRVKRVHVRG from the coding sequence ATGAATGGCCATCGCCTCAGCGCATTGGCCGATGCCATCGGCGGCGAATGGATCTCCCGGCACGACGACCCGCTGATCGCGCACCTCAGCATCGATTCGCGCAAGCCCTTCACCGCGCACGATACGCTCTTCATCGCGATCAAGGGAGAAAGGCACGATGGCCACCGCTACCTCACCGACCTGCATGCGCGCGGCATGCGCTCTTTCGTGGTGAGCGATGCTTCCGCTGCCATGGCATTCCCGGGATGCAGCATCCTTCTCGTGCGCGACACGCTCGATGCCCTGCAGCGCATCGCGGCCTGGCATCGCAGGCATTTCCACGCACCGGTGATCGGGATCACCGGCAGCAATGGCAAGACCGTGGTGAAGGAGTGGCTCTTCCACCTGATGCGCGGCAGCGAGCATGTGGTGCGCAGCCCCGGCAGCTGGAACTCACAGGTGGGCGTGCCGCTCAGCGCTTGGGCGATGCACGGCGGGCATACACTGGGAATCTTCGAGGCGGGCATCAGCCGGCCCGGTGAGATGGAGCGCCTGCGATCGGTGATTGAACCGACGATCGGCGTGTTCACCAACATCGGCCCAGCGCATGCCGAGGGGTTCCCTGACGACCGCGCCAAGGCGAAGGAGAAGGCGCTGCTCTTCCGCGATGCGCAGGCCGTGGTATACTGCGCCGATCATGCGGAAGTGGCCGAAGCGCTGCGTGCGCAGGGCATCGGTCAACGCGCGGCGATGCTGGGCTGGAGCCGCGAGCGGAGCGGTTGGCTGCATGTGGTGCGCGAGGAGCCAACGGCCATCGGGCAGCGCATCCGCGTGATCAACGATGCCGTCGACTTCGACTTCGAGGTCCCGTTCTCCGATCGGGCATCGGCCGAGAATGCGATCCATTGCGTGGCGATCATGCTGCATCTGGGCCGAACGCCGCAGTGGATCGCCGAGCGCACCCCGCAGCTGCCGCCGGTGAGCATGCGCCTCGAAGCAGTGGAGGGGGTCCATGGCATCAACCTGCTGAATGACGCCTACAGCAACGACACGGCGTCGCTCGCCATCGCGCTCGATCATCTCGATGCGCTCGCGGCGGGCCGGCCCAAGGCGGTGGTGCTCTCCGACCTCACCGGCGGTGAGGAGCCGCAGCAGCGCTACCGCCGCGTTGAGGAACTGCTCAAGCGTGCGCACGTTCAGGCGGTGCTCACCATTGGGCCAGAGCTGCGCAATCACGCGCTGCCCTTCGCACCGCGCGTGGAGCATTACGCGGATGCCCAAGAGCTGATCGCTCAGGTGGATCCAGCCAGCCTTGCGGGCCATGCCGTGCTCTTGAAAGGCGCGCGCGCCTTCGGGCTGGAGCGCATCGCGGAGCGCTGGCAGCGGCAGGTGCACGGCACCGTGATGGAAGTGGACCTTGAGGCCATACGCCACAACCTGAACCACTACCGTGCTCTGCTCGGACCCGGCACTGGGGTGATGGCCATGGTGAAGGCTTTCGGATACGGCGGCGGCGCATCGGAGCTGGCCCGGCTCTTCGCGCATGAGCAGGTCCAGTATCTCGGGGTGGCCTATGCCGATGAGGGCATCGCGCTGCGGCAGCAGGGCATCACCACGCCCATTCTGGTGATGAATCCGGAGCCGGTGAGCATGGAGCTGCTGCATCGCTTCCGCCTGGAGCCGGAGGTGTACGACGACCGCTCGCTGCAGGAGGCGCTGCGTTACGCTGCCATGCATCGCGACGCGCCGCCGGTTCATGTGAAGCTCGACACCGGCATGCGGCGATTGGGATTCACGGAGGATGATCTGCCAGGGGTGATCGGGCTTCTCCGCGAAGCGAAGGGCCTGCGCGTGAGCTCGATCCTCTCGCACCTCGCCGCGAGCGAGGATCCCGCGCATGATGCCTTCACCCGCTCGCAGATCGCCGCGTTCAGCCGCATGGCCGATGCGATCGAGGCCGCGCTCGGATACCGGCCCCTGCGCCACATCGCCAATTCGGCTGGGGCTACCCGCTGGAAAGAGGCCCACCTCGGCCTCGTGCGCCTCGGCATCGGCTTTTTCGGCATTGGCGTGGACGCTGCGGAGACCGCCCAATTGCAGCATGCCGTGTCGCTGCGCACGGTGATTGCCCAGCTGAAGCGCGCTCCCGAAGGCGCCACCATCGGCTACGGACGGCGTGGCGTGGCGAAGGGTGAGCGCTTGATCGCCACGGTTCCGATGGGCTATGCCGATGGACTCTCGCGCCGCCTCAGCAACGGAGCGGGCCGCTTCTGGGTGCATGGCCATGAGGCGCCCATCATCGGGAGCGTGTGCATGGACATGTGCATGATCGACGTCACCGGCATCGCGTGCGCCGTTGGTGATGAGGCCGTGCTCTTCGATTCCGCGCACCCCATCACCGATCTGGCGCGCGACCTCGGCACCATTCCCTACGAGGTGCTCACGAGCATCCCGCCCAGGGTGAAGCGCGTGCATGTGCGGGGGTGA
- a CDS encoding DNA alkylation repair protein, giving the protein MHPWLTPLRATFKRHGNREDAAAMEAYMKGIAPFFGIKAAPRRELLMEHIDAHGAPQPDELPVIARDAFSCPERELHHTAVDLLMKQAKKLGPDHLPLIEELIITKSWWDTVDALAIHVAGVILKRHPTEIAAWNERWISSDDLWLNRTAILFQNRWKKDTDRARLFANIDRHSARKEFFIRKAIGWALRELGATDPGAVRRYVKSRKLSPLSEREALRKL; this is encoded by the coding sequence ATGCACCCCTGGCTCACTCCGCTCCGAGCGACCTTCAAGCGCCATGGCAATCGAGAGGATGCAGCCGCCATGGAGGCTTACATGAAGGGCATCGCGCCCTTCTTCGGGATAAAGGCGGCGCCTCGGCGTGAGTTGCTGATGGAGCACATCGATGCTCACGGTGCGCCGCAACCGGATGAATTACCGGTGATCGCCCGCGATGCCTTCTCGTGCCCGGAGCGTGAGCTGCATCACACTGCTGTGGACCTGCTCATGAAGCAAGCGAAGAAGCTCGGTCCGGATCACCTTCCGCTGATCGAGGAGCTGATCATCACCAAGAGCTGGTGGGATACGGTGGATGCGCTCGCGATCCATGTGGCGGGCGTGATCCTGAAACGCCACCCGACGGAGATCGCGGCCTGGAACGAGCGTTGGATCAGCAGTGATGACCTCTGGCTGAACCGTACAGCGATCCTCTTCCAGAACCGCTGGAAGAAGGACACTGACCGAGCGCGGCTCTTCGCGAACATCGACCGCCACTCTGCACGCAAGGAATTCTTCATCCGCAAGGCCATCGGCTGGGCGCTGCGCGAATTGGGCGCCACGGATCCTGGAGCGGTGAGGCGCTACGTGAAGTCGAGGAAGCTCTCGCCGTTGAGCGAGCGCGAGGCGCTGCGGAAGCTGTGA
- a CDS encoding T9SS type A sorting domain-containing protein — MRQAITLLFLLALSAAMRSQTVVDSILHDGIYRTYRLYVPPGFVPTENPALVFNLHGLGSNAEQQEAYSLMNDVAMLERFLVCYADGEDDSWNLGLGQVDDVGLIGALIDRFTLTHNINPQRVYACGMSQGGYFAFVLGCQLADRIAAIATVSASMAQGLTAFCNPPRPVPVFMINGTADAIVPYTGGVQNISVNDAIAHWVAHNACATPAVISPIPDAAPTDGCMASRADFGGCTQGTEVDLIAVTGGGHTWPGATIPIGVTCQDFNASTEIWLFFERFTLNGAAAMGEAPLSFSSVHPVPADRTLTLRIPDAGQSSFTMTDALGRVFLRSEVVDGAKLDVSRLPAGRYMATISSARGDDRHSVVIVR; from the coding sequence ATGCGTCAGGCCATAACGCTTCTTTTCCTCCTCGCCTTGTCAGCCGCTATGCGCTCTCAGACGGTCGTCGATAGCATCCTCCATGATGGCATCTACCGTACGTATCGGCTGTACGTGCCTCCGGGGTTCGTTCCAACTGAGAATCCCGCGCTCGTTTTCAATCTGCACGGCCTCGGCAGCAATGCGGAACAGCAGGAGGCCTATTCGCTGATGAACGATGTGGCCATGCTCGAGCGCTTCCTCGTTTGCTATGCGGATGGTGAGGATGATTCCTGGAACCTAGGACTTGGACAAGTGGACGACGTTGGCTTGATCGGCGCGCTGATTGACCGCTTCACCCTCACCCATAACATCAATCCGCAGCGCGTGTACGCCTGCGGCATGTCACAAGGAGGCTACTTTGCATTCGTGCTCGGCTGCCAATTAGCGGATCGCATCGCAGCGATCGCAACGGTTTCAGCCAGCATGGCCCAGGGGCTCACTGCTTTCTGCAACCCGCCGCGTCCTGTTCCGGTGTTCATGATCAACGGCACCGCCGATGCGATTGTGCCCTACACCGGAGGCGTGCAGAATATCTCCGTGAACGATGCGATCGCGCATTGGGTGGCGCATAATGCTTGCGCGACCCCGGCCGTGATATCGCCCATTCCCGATGCCGCGCCCACCGATGGGTGCATGGCTTCACGCGCTGATTTCGGCGGTTGCACCCAAGGCACGGAGGTGGACTTGATCGCTGTTACAGGCGGAGGGCACACCTGGCCCGGCGCCACCATCCCCATTGGCGTGACCTGCCAGGATTTCAATGCCAGCACCGAGATCTGGCTCTTCTTCGAGCGCTTCACCTTGAATGGAGCCGCTGCCATGGGGGAAGCGCCACTTTCGTTCTCGAGCGTCCATCCCGTTCCGGCCGATCGAACGCTGACCTTGCGCATCCCCGATGCAGGGCAGTCATCTTTCACGATGACCGATGCATTGGGCCGCGTCTTTCTGCGGTCTGAGGTCGTCGATGGCGCCAAGTTGGATGTGAGCAGGCTTCCAGCAGGCCGTTACATGGCGACCATCAGCAGTGCCCGCGGTGATGACCGGCACTCCGTCGTCATCGTACGCTGA
- a CDS encoding DNA alkylation repair protein gives MVSLAVLNCRKDSDHMLPFANTDHHSARKEFFIGKAIGWALRELGATDPGAVRRCGSCEAFRLTVSPPSSALRPCRRGPARVILLSCGP, from the coding sequence GTGGTCAGTCTTGCAGTCCTGAACTGCAGGAAGGACAGTGACCATATGCTCCCCTTCGCGAACACCGACCACCACTCTGCACGCAAGGAATTCTTCATCGGCAAGGCCATCGGCTGGGCGCTGCGCGAATTGGGCGCCACGGATCCTGGAGCGGTGAGGCGCTGCGGGAGCTGTGAAGCATTCAGGTTAACAGTTTCGCCGCCTTCTTCGGCGCTTCGGCCATGCCGCCGGGGCCCCGCACGGGTAATCCTGCTTTCTTGCGGACCATGA
- the alaS gene encoding alanine--tRNA ligase: protein MLTSQQIRQKFLDHFARRGHAIVPSAPMVVKDDPTLMFTNAGMNQFKDLFLGNREAKHKRIADTQKCLRVSGKHNDLEEVGIDTYHHTMFEMLGNWSFGDYFKKEAIQWAWELLVDEYKINTADIYVTYFGGDEKDGLPADEETRELWKQYLPAERILPFSRKDNFWEMGDTGPCGPCTEIHVDVRTAEEKGQKPGRDLVNNDHPQVIEIWNNVFMQFERKADGLLVTLPAQHVDTGMGFERLCMVLQGKRSNYDTDVFQPLIQELAKRCGKTYGKDEKADIAMRVIADHLRAISFAIADGQLPSNTGAGYVIRRILRRAVRYGYSFLGFNEPFMHELAPVLVAQMGDQFLELRKQLDIVKNVMHEEEKAFLRTLEQGTKRLELALAESKGTLAGDRAFELFDTYGFPIDLTQLMAREQKMDVDMKGFEAELQKQKERSRAATAVTTGDWVELGKGETAFVGYDELSTEARILRYRKVSGKGGDQFQLVLDRTPFYAEGGGQVGDQGWLIQGADQVEVIDTKRENQLIVHFTKELPKDVSKPLTAQVNTQRRGLTGRNHTATHLLHHALRKHLGTHVEQKGSLVAPDRLRFDISHFAKVTPEELATIEREVNAMITDDIVFEDKRNVPIAEAKAMGAMALFGEKYGDNVRVVKFGPSIELCGGTHVPRTGVIGPFRIVSESALAAGIRRIEAITSVEAERMINEKLAKLEAIEELLKRPADVVAAVQKLAEQNATLTKELEKAAREKVKRYAASIPANATVNSKGVKVLVDQLDLDAQGLKDLGFTLRELHADLAFVAGSVIDGKPLLAVSLGKQALEATGLKAVDIIKQIGPLIKGGGGGQPDFATAGGKEPGGMAEALKKAAELLG from the coding sequence ATGCTCACATCACAGCAGATCCGCCAGAAGTTCCTCGACCATTTCGCCCGGCGCGGCCACGCCATCGTGCCCAGCGCACCCATGGTGGTGAAGGACGACCCCACGCTCATGTTCACCAACGCGGGCATGAACCAGTTCAAGGACCTCTTCCTGGGGAACCGCGAAGCGAAGCACAAACGCATCGCTGACACGCAGAAATGCCTGCGCGTATCCGGCAAGCACAACGATCTGGAGGAGGTGGGCATCGACACCTACCACCACACGATGTTCGAGATGCTCGGCAACTGGAGCTTCGGCGACTACTTCAAGAAGGAGGCGATCCAGTGGGCGTGGGAATTGTTGGTGGACGAGTACAAGATCAACACGGCCGACATCTATGTGACCTACTTCGGCGGCGACGAGAAAGATGGGCTGCCCGCCGATGAGGAGACCCGCGAGCTCTGGAAGCAATACCTGCCCGCCGAGCGCATCCTGCCCTTCAGCCGCAAGGACAACTTCTGGGAGATGGGCGACACCGGTCCCTGCGGGCCGTGCACCGAGATCCACGTAGACGTGCGCACGGCGGAAGAGAAAGGGCAGAAGCCCGGCCGCGACTTGGTGAACAACGACCACCCGCAAGTGATCGAGATCTGGAACAACGTCTTCATGCAGTTCGAGCGCAAGGCTGACGGCTTGCTCGTGACCCTGCCCGCGCAGCACGTGGACACCGGCATGGGCTTCGAGCGCCTCTGCATGGTGCTGCAGGGCAAGCGGAGCAACTACGACACCGACGTGTTCCAACCGCTGATCCAAGAGTTGGCGAAGCGGTGCGGGAAGACTTACGGCAAGGACGAGAAAGCCGACATCGCCATGCGCGTGATCGCCGACCACCTGCGTGCGATCAGCTTCGCCATCGCTGACGGGCAACTGCCGAGCAACACGGGCGCGGGCTACGTGATCCGCCGGATCCTGCGCCGTGCGGTACGTTACGGCTACAGCTTCCTCGGCTTCAACGAGCCTTTCATGCACGAACTGGCGCCAGTACTGGTGGCGCAGATGGGCGATCAGTTCCTCGAACTGAGGAAGCAGCTCGACATCGTGAAGAACGTGATGCACGAGGAGGAGAAGGCCTTCCTGCGCACCCTGGAGCAAGGCACAAAGCGCCTCGAGCTGGCCCTGGCCGAATCCAAGGGAACACTCGCCGGCGACCGCGCCTTCGAGCTCTTCGACACCTACGGCTTCCCCATCGACCTCACGCAGCTCATGGCGCGCGAGCAGAAGATGGACGTGGACATGAAGGGCTTCGAGGCCGAGCTGCAGAAGCAGAAGGAGCGCAGCCGCGCCGCCACGGCCGTCACCACCGGCGATTGGGTGGAGCTTGGCAAGGGCGAGACCGCCTTCGTCGGCTACGACGAGCTGAGCACGGAGGCCCGCATCCTGCGCTACCGCAAGGTCAGCGGCAAGGGCGGCGACCAGTTCCAGCTCGTGCTGGACCGCACCCCGTTCTATGCCGAAGGCGGCGGCCAGGTGGGCGACCAGGGTTGGCTTATCCAAGGTGCGGACCAGGTGGAGGTGATCGACACCAAGCGCGAGAACCAGCTGATCGTGCACTTCACCAAAGAGCTGCCGAAAGACGTGAGCAAGCCGCTCACCGCACAGGTGAATACGCAGCGCCGCGGCCTCACCGGGCGCAACCACACGGCCACGCACCTGCTGCACCACGCACTGCGCAAGCACCTGGGCACGCACGTGGAGCAGAAGGGCTCGCTCGTGGCGCCTGACCGCCTGCGCTTCGACATCAGCCACTTCGCCAAGGTGACTCCCGAAGAGCTGGCCACCATCGAACGCGAAGTGAACGCCATGATCACCGACGACATCGTGTTCGAGGACAAACGCAACGTGCCCATCGCCGAGGCGAAGGCCATGGGCGCCATGGCGCTCTTCGGCGAGAAGTACGGCGACAACGTGCGCGTGGTGAAGTTCGGCCCGAGCATCGAGCTCTGTGGCGGTACCCACGTGCCTCGCACCGGTGTCATCGGCCCCTTCCGCATCGTGAGCGAGAGCGCGCTGGCCGCGGGCATCCGCCGCATCGAGGCCATCACCAGCGTGGAGGCCGAGCGCATGATCAACGAGAAGCTCGCGAAGCTGGAGGCCATTGAGGAACTGCTGAAGCGCCCCGCCGATGTGGTGGCTGCCGTGCAGAAGCTCGCCGAGCAGAACGCCACGCTCACCAAGGAGCTGGAGAAGGCGGCGCGCGAGAAAGTGAAGCGTTATGCAGCATCCATCCCCGCCAATGCCACGGTCAACAGCAAGGGGGTGAAGGTGCTGGTGGATCAGCTCGACCTCGATGCACAGGGCCTGAAGGACCTCGGCTTCACACTGCGTGAACTGCACGCTGATCTGGCCTTCGTGGCAGGCTCGGTGATCGATGGCAAGCCCCTGCTCGCGGTGTCGCTGGGCAAGCAGGCCCTTGAAGCCACGGGCCTCAAGGCGGTCGACATCATCAAGCAGATCGGTCCATTGATCAAGGGCGGCGGCGGTGGCCAGCCTGATTTCGCCACAGCCGGCGGCAAGGAGCCTGGCGGCATGGCCGAGGCGTTGAAGAAGGCGGCGGAGCTGCTGGGGTGA
- a CDS encoding peptidoglycan DD-metalloendopeptidase family protein: MPEHKYRFNPKTLNFERIRLTAWQKTKRVTLLLLPGLAVGLLGIFLVYQFIDSPKEAVLRRENKQLLVQYELLNKQIGELERVLADVRRRDDNMYRVILEADPLPESIRQAGVGGINRYRDLSGYANSDLVIETTKRLDLLARQIVVQSKSLDEVGALVLRKQEMLASIPAVQPIANDDLTQTASGFGWRMHPIHKIMKFHAGMDFTAKTGTPIHATGDGVVVYAEYGTNGYGMHLIVDHGFDYQTLYAHLSKLEVRKGQRVKRGDVVGLVGNTGLSVGPHLHYEVHKGGQPMDPANYYFNDLTPEEYARMVELSRNAAQALD; the protein is encoded by the coding sequence ATGCCTGAGCACAAGTACCGCTTCAACCCGAAAACGCTCAACTTCGAGCGCATCCGCCTCACGGCCTGGCAGAAGACCAAGCGCGTGACGCTGCTGCTCTTGCCGGGCCTGGCGGTAGGCCTGCTGGGGATATTCCTTGTATACCAGTTCATCGACAGCCCGAAGGAGGCGGTGCTGCGTCGCGAGAACAAGCAGTTGCTGGTGCAGTACGAGCTGCTCAATAAGCAGATCGGCGAGCTCGAGCGCGTGCTTGCTGATGTGCGCCGCCGCGACGACAACATGTACCGCGTGATCCTGGAGGCCGACCCCCTGCCAGAGAGCATCCGGCAGGCAGGAGTGGGCGGCATCAACCGCTACCGCGACCTGAGCGGCTACGCCAACAGCGACTTGGTGATCGAGACCACCAAGCGGCTCGACTTGCTTGCCCGCCAGATCGTCGTGCAATCCAAATCGCTCGACGAGGTGGGAGCGCTGGTATTACGCAAGCAGGAGATGCTGGCGAGCATCCCGGCCGTGCAGCCCATCGCCAATGACGACCTCACGCAGACCGCCAGCGGATTCGGGTGGCGCATGCACCCGATCCACAAGATCATGAAATTCCATGCAGGCATGGACTTCACCGCGAAGACGGGCACGCCCATCCATGCCACCGGCGACGGGGTGGTGGTGTATGCCGAGTACGGCACCAACGGCTACGGCATGCACTTGATCGTTGACCACGGCTTCGATTACCAGACGCTCTACGCGCACCTGAGCAAGCTCGAAGTGCGGAAAGGCCAGCGCGTGAAGCGCGGCGATGTGGTGGGGCTGGTGGGCAACACCGGACTGAGCGTCGGGCCGCACCTGCATTATGAAGTGCACAAGGGAGGCCAGCCGATGGACCCCGCCAACTACTACTTCAACGACCTCACGCCCGAGGAGTACGCCCGCATGGTTGAGCTCTCGCGGAATGCGGCGCAAGCGCTCGATTGA
- a CDS encoding MerR family transcriptional regulator — MPLKPKTIEKIYWTIGEVAQELGVANSSIRFWEKEFGAFTPRRTNRGDRLYTREQIEQLRTMQHLVKEEGFTIQGAKEKLKRGVEIERAPSGTEAVRERLLIVRRKLVELRNALRDQQ, encoded by the coding sequence ATGCCGCTCAAGCCGAAGACGATCGAGAAGATCTATTGGACCATCGGCGAAGTGGCGCAGGAACTGGGCGTGGCCAACAGCAGCATCCGGTTCTGGGAGAAGGAGTTCGGCGCATTCACGCCCAGGCGCACCAATCGCGGCGACCGCCTCTACACCCGGGAGCAGATCGAGCAACTGCGCACCATGCAGCATCTGGTGAAGGAAGAAGGCTTCACCATTCAAGGAGCCAAGGAGAAGCTCAAGCGCGGAGTTGAAATCGAGCGCGCGCCGTCGGGCACCGAGGCTGTGCGCGAGCGCCTGCTCATCGTGCGCCGGAAATTGGTGGAACTGCGGAACGCCCTGCGCGATCAGCAGTAG
- the rfaD gene encoding ADP-glyceromanno-heptose 6-epimerase encodes MIIVTGAAGFIGSCLIGELQRQGWQDIVAVDDFSRPDKAPNLLKKALTAKVDREDFFTWLDANEKLVQFIFHLGARTDTTLFDEAVFDELNVRYSQRLWEACVKYGIPLVYASSAATYGGGEHGYSDADDSLPFKLKPLNPYGDSKNEFDQWALQQEKKPFFWAGLKFFNVYGPNEYHKGRMASVVYHAFNQIRDTGGMKLFRSHRPDCKDGEQQRDFIYVKDLCDVCIWLMEHRKDSGLYNLGSGTARSFNDLARATFTAMGKEERISYVDTPADIRDKYQYYTEADMRKLRAIGYARPFTALEDGVADYVKNYLMQAAYC; translated from the coding sequence ATGATCATCGTCACAGGCGCAGCAGGCTTCATCGGCAGCTGCCTCATCGGGGAATTGCAGCGGCAAGGCTGGCAGGATATCGTGGCTGTGGATGACTTCAGCCGGCCCGATAAGGCACCGAACCTGCTGAAGAAAGCGCTCACGGCGAAAGTGGACCGCGAGGACTTCTTCACGTGGCTCGATGCGAACGAGAAGCTGGTGCAGTTCATCTTCCACCTGGGCGCGAGGACCGATACAACGCTCTTCGACGAGGCCGTGTTCGATGAGTTGAACGTGCGCTACAGCCAGCGCCTGTGGGAGGCTTGCGTCAAGTACGGCATCCCGCTCGTTTACGCCAGCAGCGCGGCGACATACGGAGGTGGCGAGCACGGCTACAGCGATGCGGATGACAGCCTGCCCTTCAAGCTGAAGCCGCTGAACCCTTACGGCGACAGCAAGAACGAATTCGACCAGTGGGCGCTGCAGCAGGAGAAGAAGCCCTTCTTCTGGGCGGGCCTCAAGTTCTTCAATGTGTACGGGCCGAACGAATACCACAAGGGCCGCATGGCGAGCGTGGTCTACCATGCCTTCAACCAGATCCGCGACACCGGCGGCATGAAGCTCTTCCGCAGCCACCGGCCAGACTGCAAGGACGGCGAGCAGCAGCGCGACTTCATCTACGTGAAGGACCTCTGCGATGTCTGCATCTGGCTCATGGAGCATCGCAAGGACAGCGGCCTGTACAACCTGGGCAGCGGCACGGCCCGCAGCTTCAACGACCTGGCGCGCGCCACTTTCACCGCCATGGGCAAGGAGGAGCGCATCAGCTACGTCGATACCCCGGCCGACATCCGCGACAAGTACCAGTACTACACGGAGGCTGACATGCGCAAGCTGCGCGCGATCGGATATGCACGGCCATTCACCGCGCTCGAGGATGGCGTGGCCGATTACGTGAAGAACTACCTGATGCAGGCCGCCTACTGCTGA
- a CDS encoding 6-carboxytetrahydropterin synthase, with amino-acid sequence MASVLITRRERFSASHRLARADWSDARNLEVFGKCSNPNGHGHNYELWVTVKGEQDPQTSFVTDLSQLSRIIKEEVIDHLDHRNIDVDVPFMRGRLSSTENLCVAIWQQLEAPIKKLGCVLHGVKVQETENNTAEYHGA; translated from the coding sequence ATGGCTTCGGTCCTCATCACCCGCCGCGAGCGCTTCTCCGCTTCACACCGCTTGGCCCGCGCCGACTGGAGCGACGCCAGGAATCTGGAGGTCTTCGGCAAGTGCAGCAACCCCAACGGGCACGGGCACAACTACGAGCTGTGGGTCACCGTGAAGGGCGAGCAGGACCCGCAGACGAGCTTCGTCACGGACTTGAGCCAGTTGAGCCGCATCATCAAAGAGGAGGTCATCGACCACTTGGACCACAGGAACATCGATGTCGATGTGCCCTTCATGCGCGGGCGGCTCAGCAGCACGGAGAACCTTTGCGTGGCCATCTGGCAGCAGCTCGAGGCGCCGATCAAGAAGCTCGGCTGCGTGCTGCATGGCGTGAAGGTGCAGGAGACCGAGAACAACACTGCGGAGTACCATGGCGCGTAA